One window of Brucella pseudogrignonensis genomic DNA carries:
- a CDS encoding thermonuclease family protein, translated as MKYLIVAMSFALASTPAFAADAIKHASAANLSVQPSQPEPLPIFKGRVAVIDGRTLWFPVYAQRVRLADIDACELPQWALDPNWTNRDVTKAPPPVPCGPIAKAWLKRTIGASAVACGVVGYDAEGMARARCTSRGRDLALEMLRVGWARVDSPNLSHPQYIDYQRAAISARYGMWATYVLDMNEWRRRAVDKTLDRQPIADFNLLVERKSEISPPFADAHRKPKRTDR; from the coding sequence ATGAAATATCTGATCGTCGCAATGTCATTTGCCCTCGCATCGACACCAGCATTCGCAGCTGATGCTATTAAACACGCGTCCGCTGCCAACCTATCGGTTCAACCTAGCCAGCCGGAACCGCTTCCAATCTTCAAGGGTCGTGTCGCGGTTATTGATGGTCGAACTCTTTGGTTTCCCGTTTATGCCCAACGAGTTCGGCTCGCGGATATTGACGCGTGCGAATTGCCTCAATGGGCACTTGATCCGAATTGGACCAACAGGGACGTTACAAAAGCACCGCCGCCTGTACCCTGTGGCCCCATTGCAAAAGCCTGGCTCAAAAGAACGATCGGGGCGTCGGCCGTCGCCTGCGGTGTCGTCGGCTATGATGCTGAAGGCATGGCACGAGCAAGATGCACATCACGGGGACGCGACCTGGCTCTCGAAATGCTTCGCGTGGGTTGGGCGAGGGTGGATTCACCCAACCTCAGCCATCCTCAATATATAGACTATCAGCGCGCCGCAATATCTGCGCGATATGGCATGTGGGCGACCTATGTCCTGGACATGAACGAGTGGCGGCGAAGGGCCGTCGATAAAACGCTCGATCGTCAGCCAATTGCAGATTTCAACTTACTAGTAGAGCGGAAAAGCGAGATATCTCCCCCGTTTGCCGACGCGCACAGAAAGCCAAAAAGGACAGACAGATAG
- a CDS encoding TrbC/VirB2 family protein: MISAQNKVWHISASKLAIFLGLLAAAQIVSADLALAQSGGVSGAFAPVQTVFQAIVDFISGPIGRLFAIIAVMALGFLAFAGRLSWFLAGGVILGIGLVFGAPSIVDELISTVGN; this comes from the coding sequence ATGATCAGCGCACAGAATAAGGTTTGGCATATCAGCGCTTCAAAGCTGGCAATTTTCCTTGGATTGCTTGCTGCCGCGCAAATAGTCAGTGCGGATTTGGCATTAGCACAGTCAGGTGGCGTTAGTGGTGCCTTCGCGCCGGTTCAGACAGTATTTCAAGCTATCGTTGATTTCATTAGCGGCCCTATTGGCCGTCTGTTTGCAATCATAGCCGTGATGGCGCTCGGTTTCCTCGCATTCGCTGGCCGCCTCTCCTGGTTTCTTGCTGGCGGCGTGATCCTCGGAATCGGTCTTGTTTTCGGCGCTCCATCAATCGTCGACGAGCTGATTAGCACGGTTGGAAACTAG
- a CDS encoding thermonuclease family protein: MKPALISLCMVLFSPTAIAAPEGYFDLQPGVTLESGDTWVLEGRRYRLYGVQSCLRGTAFTDTTGRKKDCGEASLAVLAAYIKDTKPLCAPVAHTADTSYVICYATIGGNRLDLATVLITSGYAFAALKADGLPYYPAYAVAEQEAREKRAGLWQFEDVQHPAILLSKSANERTRNAQQ, encoded by the coding sequence ATGAAGCCAGCCCTAATATCGTTATGTATGGTCCTTTTTTCGCCAACGGCAATTGCTGCGCCAGAGGGATATTTCGACCTCCAGCCGGGCGTTACTTTGGAATCTGGCGATACGTGGGTCTTAGAAGGTCGGCGCTATCGTCTCTATGGTGTTCAGTCATGCCTTCGGGGAACTGCTTTCACTGATACGACCGGAAGAAAGAAGGACTGCGGCGAGGCATCGCTTGCCGTACTCGCCGCTTACATCAAAGACACCAAACCTCTGTGCGCTCCGGTAGCGCACACAGCCGATACTTCTTATGTCATTTGCTACGCCACAATCGGCGGAAATCGTCTCGATCTAGCGACAGTGTTGATAACGAGCGGTTATGCATTTGCCGCGCTGAAGGCTGACGGTCTCCCCTATTACCCCGCATACGCGGTGGCCGAACAGGAAGCTCGTGAGAAGCGGGCAGGCCTCTGGCAATTCGAAGACGTTCAGCATCCTGCCATCCTGTTGAGCAAATCGGCAAACGAACGGACGAGGAATGCCCAACAATGA
- a CDS encoding VirB3 family type IV secretion system protein, with product MAEYEDVKPQLTPLVIGLTRSPTMWGVPYMAVVVVIGITIIAWLVSKSFWTLLLAPISYLVLFSLCAWDNKILDVFEVTARKTPRTRNKSFWGTNSYGP from the coding sequence ATGGCTGAGTACGAGGATGTAAAGCCGCAACTGACCCCGTTGGTAATCGGGCTGACCCGATCTCCGACCATGTGGGGCGTTCCGTATATGGCAGTCGTCGTTGTTATCGGCATCACAATCATCGCATGGCTGGTCAGCAAGTCGTTCTGGACGCTGCTTCTGGCTCCGATCAGCTATTTGGTTCTGTTCTCCCTTTGCGCCTGGGACAACAAAATCCTCGATGTATTCGAAGTCACCGCGCGCAAAACGCCCCGCACACGCAACAAGTCCTTCTGGGGAACGAATTCGTACGGACCATAG
- a CDS encoding lytic transglycosylase domain-containing protein: protein MEKLSVKTLLLTATLFAPFGITVACADETGKIEPFSRNSDSNSTTQNRSGSPSGVTVFNSRLASENKEFVVGTDGVVAAEDKSESDTRVDNHIGNTMSASISTGSLADIIKSDTLYQSEDIPFGHLPLNKKAPASPECGPSPLTPEEIKTLVEQAARRHQVDALFATAITWAESQFDRSRNSDKGARGPMQLMPGTAERFGVLDVCDPASNIEGGVKYLRVLLDEFQNPLLVAAAYNAGEGRIYEYGGVPPFKETVGYIAKVVNYQLGVTRPALRKKLVGGGQRSSPVVATKTQSGVIEVKKSGTFVGGVMHF from the coding sequence ATGGAAAAGTTATCAGTCAAAACGCTATTGCTTACCGCCACACTGTTCGCCCCATTTGGGATTACCGTCGCGTGCGCAGATGAAACAGGTAAAATCGAGCCTTTTTCGAGAAATAGCGACAGCAATTCCACGACCCAGAACCGATCCGGTTCGCCTTCGGGTGTGACAGTATTCAACAGCCGCTTGGCAAGCGAAAACAAAGAATTTGTCGTGGGTACTGATGGCGTCGTTGCAGCTGAGGATAAAAGTGAAAGCGATACTAGAGTGGATAATCATATTGGTAATACAATGAGCGCCTCTATATCCACGGGCTCACTAGCTGATATTATCAAATCGGATACATTATATCAGAGTGAAGATATCCCTTTTGGTCATTTACCTCTCAACAAAAAGGCCCCTGCATCTCCCGAATGCGGCCCCTCCCCGCTAACACCAGAGGAAATCAAAACTCTGGTCGAACAGGCTGCTCGCCGACATCAAGTTGATGCTCTGTTTGCTACCGCCATTACTTGGGCAGAAAGCCAATTCGATCGTTCTCGCAACTCAGACAAAGGCGCACGCGGGCCGATGCAGCTCATGCCGGGAACCGCTGAGCGCTTCGGCGTCCTCGACGTCTGCGATCCGGCGTCAAATATTGAAGGCGGCGTTAAGTATCTGCGGGTGCTTTTGGACGAGTTCCAAAACCCCCTGCTTGTTGCGGCTGCTTATAACGCAGGCGAAGGCCGCATCTATGAGTACGGCGGCGTTCCACCGTTTAAGGAAACCGTCGGATACATCGCTAAGGTCGTCAATTACCAGCTCGGTGTAACCAGGCCAGCACTGAGAAAGAAGCTCGTTGGCGGCGGTCAGAGATCCTCGCCGGTGGTAGCGACTAAAACTCAATCCGGGGTCATTGAAGTCAAGAAATCCGGCACCTTCGTTGGTGGCGTGATGCATTTTTAA